The following proteins are co-located in the Acropora palmata chromosome 11, jaAcrPala1.3, whole genome shotgun sequence genome:
- the LOC141897161 gene encoding hsp70-binding protein 1-like yields MEEGEGSGRRYRRNLQGLLQFAVDHNDDPQGDTSSAFQEMSEERKQWLQEALSSVTEDTYVKRMMEHLQVLDKPDNDDEEELEKKEDAFDGLQELVDNMDNANDFHKIGGFHVMLKCLSSEQSSMRWRAADILAVCVQNNPYGQNAALEMAMLPVLCGLLESDQSEQVQVKALFAISSLTRAFSPAEEAFLKDDGFSLLMRSMQGSSDKLVAKAAFMLWNMLVSNPSYKDTLFKMGFIEQLVGLLHKPQKPSDEHIIRLLTEFVNDYPQGIDECHRPEFELEKLVNAKMTSMADEDAKRFEGAILNCKKLLSICFNKQSETPLATQKNFLR; encoded by the exons ATGGAAGAGGGAGAAGGAAGTGGTCGTAGATACCGACGAAATTTGCAAGGATTGCTTCAATTTGCGGTGGATCACAATGATGATCCGCAAGGGGATACTTCGAGTGCATTCCAGGAAATGAGTGAAGAG agGAAGCAATGGCTCCAAGAAGCATTGTCTTCTGTTACTGAAGACACATATGTGAAAAGAATGATGGAACATTTGCAAGTTTTGGATAAACCAGACAACGATGATGAAGAGgaacttgaaaagaaagaggatGCCTTTGACGGCTTGCAGGAATTAGTGGATAACATGGACAATGCAAATG ATTTCCATAAGATTGGAGGTTTTCATGTTATGCTCAAATGCCTTTCAAGTGAACAAAG TTCCATGCGATGGAGAGCAGCAGACATTCTAGCTGTCTGTGTTCAAAATAATCCATATGGTCAAAATGCTGCTTTAGAGATGGCAATGCTCCCAGTCCTTTGTGGCCTTCTTGAGTCCGACCAGTCGGAGCAAGTGCAAGTGAAAGCCTTGTTTGCAATATCAA GTCTAACAAGAGCATTTTCACCAGCTGAGGAGGCATTCTTGAAGGACGATGGGTTTTCTCTTCTGATGCGATCAATGCAAGGTAGCAGCGACAAACTGGTAGCCAAAGCAGCATTCATGTTATGGAACATGTTGGTGTCAAATCCTTCATATAAAG ACACTCTATTTAAAATGGGATTCATTGAGCAGCTAGTTGGTCTGTTACACAAACCTCAAAAACCTTCAGATGAGCACATTATCAGACTTTTAACTGAATTTGTAAACGATTATCCTCAAGGCATTGATGAGTGTCACAGACCGGAATTTGAACTCGAAAAGCTAGTCAATGCAAAAATGACCTCTATGGCTGATGAAGATGCCAAGAGATTTGAG GGGGCAATCCTCAACTGCAAGAAACTTCTGAGTATTTGCTTTAACAAGCAAAGTGAAACGCCACTAGCAACACAAAAGAACTTCCTGAGATAA
- the LOC141897163 gene encoding uncharacterized protein LOC141897163 produces the protein MADELIKSLNLVPLPLGGLYAESMHARTTVKPLDGSGREVRDAYSVIYLLLRGSDINAWHKMKSEETYFYHKGSSIALHMITEEGKYENKIIGDPMRDCKASFHCHVPKNVWFALELLDKTSYCVFSEAAGPGFEYEDCEVGEKAKMLAMFPQHKEIVEKFCLK, from the coding sequence ATGGCGGACGAACTGATCAAATCGCTGAATCTTGTGCCACTTCCTTTGGGAGGCCTTTACGCCGAGTCAATGCACGCAAGAACAACCGTAAAACCTTTAGATGGTTCTGGGCGTGAAGTCAGGGACGCTTATTCTGTTATTTACCTTCTTTTACGAGGATCAGACATAAACGCATGGCACAAAATGAAGTCAGAGGAAACTTACTTTTATCACAAGGGGAGCAGTATTGCTTTACACATGATTACAGAAGAGGGTAAATACGAAAATAAGATCATTGGGGACCCAATGAGGGATTGCAAAGCAAGCTTTCACTGTCATGTACCGAAAAACGTGTGGTTTGCTCTCGAGCTGCTGGACAAGACGAGCTATTGTGTTTTCAGTGAAGCTGCAGGACCAGGTTTTGAATATGAGGATTGTGAAGTCGGCGAGAAAGCGAAAATGCTAGCAATGTTTCCACAACACAAGGAAATTGTGGAAAAGTTTTGTTTAAAGTAA